In Mytilus edulis chromosome 13, xbMytEdul2.2, whole genome shotgun sequence, a single window of DNA contains:
- the LOC139501185 gene encoding uncharacterized protein, translating to MGTGTSKIRHRDKLFVNEGRNHDDIVTKKIMKDRDNHSGELSSPINKTTETQTLDDKKESTHQNQRRKKSKNVFNAIAKKPSGTNTYNIEGVSANEILDFVITTFENGCTFEDFVLQCNLFPSSADIPRWFEKHLTQFHIFKKNEKIEYILPYVKTADICSGYNNPRFPGKCSYSVKCHFFHVCRRFVRNIYCNFKGCRLAHDFTNAHNSRLVKQFRLENFSEKQIKTVLNNHFPSICRDYSFNDKCKVGTKKCVNLHLCGLYKFGKCEEPCKYKRTHKLSKDHNKWVLRAFEMRDWPADKILKNIYVPPKRVPSYLRNVKGDSDHYKCIHDDDDDLNKGSDFIDLDENNFAPRADISDSNSDEDESDKLSI from the exons ATGG gtaCAGGTACTTCTAAGATAAGACACAGGGATAAATTGTTTGTCAACGAAGGAAGAAATCACGACGATattgtaacaaaaaaaatcatgaaagatCGTGATAATCACTCCGGGGAACTATCTTCACCTATTAATAAGACGACAG AAACTCAAACTTTAGATGACAAAAAAGAAAGCACACACCAAAATCAACGtagaaaaaagtcaaaaaatgtttttaacgcCATAGCAAAGAAACCAAGTGGAACGAATACTTACAACATCGAAGGTGTCAGCGCAAATGAGATTTTGGACTTTGTCATCACAACCTTTGAAAATGGCTGCACATTTGAAGATTTTGTATTACAATGTAACCTTTTTCCCTCTTCTGCTGATATTCCAAGGTGGTTTGAAAAACATTTGACGCAgtttcatattttcaaaaagaatgaAAAGATAGAATACATATTACCATATGTAAAGACCGCTGACATTTGTTCTGGTTATAATAATCCTCGTTTTCCTGGTAAATGTAGTTATAGTGTCAAATGTCACTTCTTTCACGTTTGTCGTCGGTTTGTCagaaatatatattgcaatttcaaaGGTTGCAGGCTCGCTCATGATTTTACAAATGCACACAATAGTCGACTCGTAAAACAATTTAGATTGGAGAATTTTagcgaaaaacaaattaaaacggTACTTAATAATCATTTCCCATCCATCTGTCGGGACTATAGTTTTAACGATAAATGCAAAGTTGGTACGAAGAAATGTGTCAATCTGCATTTATGTGGTTTATATAAATTTGGAAAATGTGAAGAGCCATGCAAATACAAACGAACTCATAAACTAAGTAAAGACCATAACAAATGGGTTCTCAGAGCATTTGAGATGAGGGACTGGCCAGCAgataaaatcttgaaaaacaTATACGTTCCACCGAAAAGAGTTCCCAGTTATCTGAGAAATGTTAAAGGTGACTCGGACCATTACAAATGCATTCACGACGATGATGACGATTTGAACAAAGGTAGCGATTTTATTGACTTGGATGAGAATAATTTTGCGCCAAGGGCTGATATTAGTGATAGCAACTCGGATGAAGACGAGTCGGATAAACTGTCTATTTga